GGCATTCCGCTCAGAAACACAAAGGTGGGAATGTACGAGGGCAGATTAATCGATTGCGCCTCCTCGCTCCAATAGCCGTAGGTGCGCAGCTCCACGACCTGCTCGCGGCTGATTTGCGGATCCAGCCTGGGCACATCCTCCTCAACGGCCTCGGAGTCCAGCTCGTAATCGAAATCCCCTGCTCCGGGTTTCTCCAGCGAAATGTGCGCCTTGTACAGCGCCACGTTGTGCAGCTTGTGGAGAAAGGCCAGAGACTTGGCCAGTCCGCGACTTTTGAGCACGTTCTCGATGAATTTGCGATACAGACGCGTGGACTGCTCGCCTATTCCAATGTTGCTGCAGTTGCCCAAAGGCTCAACACTAAAGATATTAATGTCGTGCATGGATCCCTTGCGCATGTGACCGTGTGAGCACTCGCTGGACAGCTGGCTGATCTCCGTCGAGGTGGATCTGAAAGGGTATTTAGGTTACTCTTATTTTTTACAATTCCAGACCTCATCCACTCACTCATTACTGCTCGATGTCTCGCCTGGCACGTGGGTGGCATCGTTTAGCATGAACTGCACCTTGGGGCAAGGTGTGACACTTCCGTTGCGACAATTCTTGCGGGAAATCGATCCCGCCACACTGGGCGGCTTGGATGAATCCATCGAGTTAACCGCCGAGTCATCGTTCTCCACACCCGAGGCAGACGAACTGCCGCTGTCGGAGGCGATGTAGGATGATGTGCAGACGGGCCAGGAGAACTTCTCGTCCTGCAGCCGGGCAAGAATTTTTCCCAGAATACTGAGCTTCAGCTTGTTCTGCTTGGTAATGTTGTACCACAGGCACATGGACTTTATGCGACCCACAAAGCTCTGTGACTTGTAAATGGGATGAAGGGCGCCCATGGCCTGCGAAGAGGGGTACAGCGCTTCGGCGGCTTCCAGTCGCGTCAGCATGCCCTCCACTTCCCGCAGAGCCAGCTCCTGATGATCCATGCAATCCTTGCAGTACAAAGACATGCAGCCTTGGCACATTTTGCTGGGCAGCGGAgctaaaaaaagattttttagattaatatatatttgtaatataGGAAGTGGAAAACTTACAACTAGCATTTGAGTTGCTGTCGGAATGAATGCCGCTGTCCAGGCTGATCAGACTCGGTTCGCGGCGGTAGCGCGGCTGGAACTTGTAGTTTATAATGTGGGTAAGCAGTTCGGAGACACCCTGTCGCGCCTCGAACAGGTACTTGTCCTGCTGCTCAACCGTTCTATCGGCCTGCCAGGCCTGCAGCTCCAGCCAGATGAGATCCTTCAGCTCCGTCTGCCAGGTGTGCTCCTCCTGCGACAGCTTGGCATCCTGCCGATCCACGCTGCCCAGCTTAATCAGGTTGGCAAACGTCTCGTGGAAGTCCTTCCGTTTCCCCAATCCAGCGGTGGCCCTGCCATCGCTCCTCAGCATCCCCGCAGGAAGTTGGGCGGCAAAGGCCAAAGGCGGCGCCGATGAGCGGTAGCCAATTGGACGCGAGGAAACGCAACGGTAGCGATTGCAGCTCTCCACCACCTTGGAGGCAATTCGCAGTGGCAGCGGCGCCATCGCCTCCGAGCTGAGCGGCATAATCTGGTCCAGAGACTCCAGCGGATGGGCAGTCTCGTGGAAGCTGTTGCCCCTCGGAGGCGCCACCGCCGTCGTGGCCAGCGAGTTCTTCATCTCCCGCTCGGAGTCGCGGAGCAGCGACTGCAGACGCTTGTCCGTGCGCTTGCTCTCCTCGTTGACGAACATCTCGTTGAGCAGGGCGCAGTCCATGGTGTTGCGCCGCAGGACACGGGATCGCGCCATCCTGGTCATGCCCTTCTTGGGGGTGCCGCCTGCACTGGCGGGTAAATCTGCGGAACTGAGATAAAGCGGTTAGTAAGATATCCATAATGAGTACTCCAGAAAAGTTCAGGGTTCCCTATATTAAGTTTATATTAGataatttagttttcttttccttCATTTTCTTGCtaggaattttaattgttatattatttttaattttaaaaaattataatataactGTACTTAAAAATCCCAGCTAGgatacccaaaaaaaaattccatctaacaaaagttaataatttaaatttaaaagaagacaaagagataaaaaatatataggtatacaatttaaaatttgttctttttcttaatttccTTGCtaggaattttaattgttatatgattttagattttaaaaagtgATAATATGACTGTACTTAAAAATCCCAACTAggttacccaaaaaaaagttccatctaacaaaagttaataatttaatttaatttaataatttaatttaataattgataatttaatttaaggcaaagagatgaaaaatatataggtatacaatttaaaccctttttgtattttacagGTACTATGATATATTTACTGTAATATgataaatttagtttaatttaatttttagtttttcatttttcccccATTATCGAATGACAACTGTGCTTAGAGAGATGACATCAGCCATAGAGATGGCACAGTCAAGTGCCGCATATGGCAGCATATGGCCATTTGGTATGTctgcgttcgtcactagttccGATCACGACCCTAGCACGGATGCAAACCCTTATCGCGTCCACTCTATGGTATTATATATCTCATCCATATGGAGCACCCCGTATACATAGATAGTGGATACTCACGCTGTCACATTGACCACCTTCTGTTTGCGTTCCCAGTCGCGGTTCTTGATTTTCATCCTGGTGCGCGGTGGCGTGGTGCCGAAGGCCTCATAATGAGCCGCCAATTCGTCCTCCGGTGGCATGTCCTCCTCGAGAGCTCCTATCCGAACTCCAGCCACCGGCTGGGGCCGCGAAGGCTTCACACGGTACTCCACCCTGTAAGATACGGATTTGGATCATGAAGAGGTTGAATGTCATGGCTGATAGTATATTTGCACTAATCTAGAGCCAGGGGCTTGCCCTAATTGTTTCGCTAATTGCAACGGCGACAAGTGCCGCCTAATCGCCGATAACTCAGATAAATACACCGGCTAcactcaaaatatttataacaattcaactaataaaattaatcCTATTatcatctttatttttttactctgCAGCTTGCGTAAATGATTTTTGGCTTCATAGCAATTTAAATACTCAGTTATcaaatacaacttttttattgtttttatataagtATGCAAATCatgctttaaaaatgtttttaaagaacattttggcaattcattattatttttagacgatttttaaaacgatttaaattctattaaaacaaatgatttataaatgtctcgggaaaaaatattagattttaaaatatttcaaagtttATAGGTCACACAAtaggtttttaaattttagagtTTTACTGAaagattattatatttaatggatttaaattCTTGCTATaatatctgttttttttttataaatggccctttttgaacattttattCTTGTGGATCACACGTAAATTTGATGATATATCAAAGGGTGTGGAAATGGGGCGAGGCTTTGGTAGGACATCCTTATCTTATctgactgctgctggggctgCAGACAGCCGCTTGTCACGCCTGCGATTATGCTCTAATTTGAGCAGAGTTTTGATTTATTCGAGACCAATAATTCGCGTGATTGTTGAGGAAAGTTGACCAAATCGCGCCACACTTTTCGTCAGCCCATTTGCGAAATTCACTCACCTCCTGGGACGCATTTTGACTGCACAGCCTGCACAGAGGAATCACAGTTTGGTGGTTTGATCCAATAACTCCAAAACCGGCAGAAATCAGCGAGTCGCAACGAAACGAGAGAACTTTAGAGTGCAATTCCCCGGTTTCCTCTCCACTGGTTGATGGAGCCCGCGGGCTTAAACTGTGTTTTATCGCCCCAATCGAGGGCTGTTATTACTTTGAGGCTCTCCGGTGGGTGCCAGAGCGAGATCGGAGTCCCCCCGCCAATTTATGTACATCTAATTGCACCGCACAACACAATCCGGGGACAAAAATCAACGGCGGAGCGAGCTgagagtaaataaataaaaaaaaacgcgaCTGCTCACAATTATAAGCTGGTGGAGAGAACTTTAGACGCGAGCCAACGAACGATGACTGGTCGGTCCCGAACCCCGATCTCCGATCCCCGGTACCCGGTACCCTTTTCCAATCGCTGGAATCTTACTGGGGGGTTATGCACTATCTCCCACCGTAGTAGTTTCCTGGCCGGTTAATCACAAATCGCAAACAGGCGGCCGCAGTTCGCACGCCTCGCACCGAACCCTTTCGAATTTCATAACGCGGAACACTTGCCTCCGCAGCCAGTCAATTTATTAGCACTTTTAACAATAATATTCCCCATCTACATATAGTATACGGATCTGTATGTAGTATATGCGAGTGTATGCCGCCGCCGACGAAGCGGTGTCGCCCCCAAAACGACTGCTGTTCGCTGCTAACTGCGGCGAACTAAAAAGCGCGAGCGGTGAGCGCCCGACCGACGCATCAGATTGTTTACCGCCCTCGGCGGAGAGCAACTAGTGGGTGGCCACTTCAAAGCGGTTATGTCGTTCTAGCTATTTAAGAGCTCTTTTTTAGTATTAACTTAGAGaggtttaaaaaaaggttagtGGGAGTAGGCCGTAAAAACAGAACATTGTTTGCCCAAGGATTTTTGTGCTAAAAATAAACCGcgcaattttttgtaaattaattaagaaattaattaaataataataattttcatcACATTAGGTGTTCTATTAGGTTATAGACCTCTTCGAAAAAGCATACTATTACCTGCCTTTTTCATTTGAAGTGCATTACTTTATGGTAATCCCATCAATAAACTTTATTATATATCTGCCCTATAAGTGATTGAAGTCCAGATCCAATGATATAATCTTTAACtacctataaaaaaatttcaacaagcatttttatttcatatattatCAAGATATTACAACTTGTTGGCTCTCATTTAGCCATTTTCTGTGACAACACAGAGAGATATAGATATTGAGCGAGAGAGATGGGGAGCTTAAGAGCACATGAAAGAGATACCCCCGCAACGAGCGAGAGAGACGGAGATTTGATGTGGAACGCAAGTGGCAATCTGATCGCTTGTGGACCGCAAATGCGTTTGTTTGTGGTTCGCGATTGGTTTAACCGCgcgaatatttattattaatttatggaATTTTATTATGTACACGCTCGTTAGCTAATTAGCCGTGTGTTTACTTAAACAGAGAATTGAGTGTGGGCGCAATATGTATTTGCTCGAGCCATACGCTTAGAATTCACTGGGAAGTCATAGAAACCCATATGGAATCAGTCAATCTACTGGTGAAACTCCATATGAAAATCTATGCCATTATTCCACTGCCTTTCTGGCTTGTTCCGCACTGTCACGTGACCACCAGTGCGTATACTTCATATTCACATGGATACATACAAAAGTTGCACATTCGCACCGTGGTCCCCATTCATAGGGCATTGAAAAATCAATGACACGATCGGTGCGTCATGACTAATCGAACTGTTTGTCCAATTGACTGATAGCACGAGTTCGTGGTAACTCACTTTTGGTTAGCTGGAAGAGAGGATGTTGCAAATCTAGACCCCCAATCaccattaatttttataaacaaaatctaTAAACAGAAccatataaaatgtatttatctGAACAGTTTTATAACAACTAAcgaaaaagaaacaaacaattttctaggaataataaaaatacaaaatgtacCCAATTAATGTTTAGGTTTTACAAgtataacaaatttaattcaataccATTTGTAAATTCGTATTAAATgcgataaaattatttatgatttGACGATACATTTTGACTtgaacttaaatttattagaactgacgaaaaattaaacaaaatttctaGTAAAAACATTGATATTTTCTTGAGTAAAGAAGGcatttaaaaacacatttgaaaaatctaaaattactGTTAATAGCAGAGGcattgtgtttgtgtgcgcgCTATGCGGAAATGTTTTCTGATGTGTGTACAATGTACACGCCATAATTATGCTTATCAAACACACGAAAAGCCAAAATTAAAACCAACTGATTGTACGCATGCCAGACTGCCCAAAGAGAGAGTGGGGGGGGCTAGAACgaggagcgaaagagagaaCACCAGCAAGTTCAAGTACAAACCgcactctctcgctctccctTGCTCTCCCGGCCAAAAACAGTTAGGTTGAGACCTTCAATCAGTGGAATTCCATTCATTTAGCTAGGTGACAACACAAAACCTTATAGACGGAGATTCGAGAAGAAAGCGAATTCGATTTGAAAACCGAATAACGAAAGAGGTTACAAAGCAGAGTGGGCAAACGCACGTATTAAACGCGTTTTAACTTCCAATAGTCTCCCCATCTCCTCTTCTTTCTTGCCCCTAAAACAGGTATACGAGTTGAAGAAGAACAAGATTGGCGGCATCAAGTGAGAGATAAAGTTGAATAAGAACACTGATTCTTTATCAACTATAACATACcctataaaataaacatggacttttataaaaatctacTTTCTTAACAGTCTttccttaaaataatattggaTACGAAATaatgatatatatattatgcTTTATACGGCCAAAAACTCATTCATTCTACCTCAGcaccaatacaatatacccttttacttttCACTTGAAAGGTATTCAAAGATCAAGAGAGGCAAAGAAAGAGAGAGCTACTAACAGACACATAAATCTCACCTAATTTCTATTAGTTTCCATAGGAACAGGTGCCAAAAGAAAATTGATGTTTGCAGCAAATTTCCTGCTAACAAACGACATTCGCCGTTTTCTGCGAAACGAAACCCCCATGAACACTCACCCGTCCCatggaaatcaaatcaaatttaaagatattatGAATAAGCCCCCGcgcaaaaagaacaaaaacaaaaaacagcggAAAAGGTATCCGTAATTCACTCAAGgtgagtgtgtgtatgtgttatCAGGGCACCGTCAGCGTTATCAGCAAATATCTTGGAAGACTCGAGGCGGCCgaatacaaatatggctatgATAAATGCCGAAATACACCGAAAAACGACGCACACAGGATCtaataaaaaaccataaaGGTTTCATAACTTACAAATAAAACTTTGTAGAATTTCGCAttcatcaattttttaaacaccAAGGTGTGTATTTTATTAGTCTCAAGAAACACAATATTTAGTAAAACAACATTTCTAACAGACACACAAAGTTAACAAATgaaaaccttttttaaattttacagattttaaataatatttaaaaaaaattttaagatggCTGGTTACGTTTAATTGTGCAATAATTTGCTCACTGCTGTTGGTCCAAAAAGGTGTTTATTGGCCAAAAACCTCATCTGAAACTTATTTAAATCACATTTTTTGTTACATCAGGCTTTCAAGATGACTTTAAATAGCtattaaaattgcaaattttttcGCAGTGCACCTGtgcataattttaattgcgCTGCACACAAAGTGTTCAATTTCATCCAGAATTCGCAATTTGTTGCTCTTTTTTTGTGCCTGTCTTGCAGTTTGCCAAATTCTCGGGTTCGTTGAGCCAACAGAGgcgacaataacaacaacgtGGCCCAAAAACACGTTGTTTAcgtttaaacaattaaaactgGTGAAAtgcaaaagagagagagagagagagagagacggcAAAGAGAGGGGAAAACCACAACCAAGGCTTAGAGAGCGAGGGAGAAACCTAATCGAGAGAGCTGTTACGTGCCAATGCagactttcttgtttttgtttgcgctGGGAAAAGCCCAAAAATTCCAACGGTACCGGTGTGCTCCGCTCACCTTGCAACATCCTCGTCGATGCTCTGCTCGCGTCGTAATCTTATGGGCGGAATGGGGGGTGGTGGGGGCGGCGTTTCGGTAGGAACACTACATGTCCCATTGCCATtctcctcctccccctcccccgGCGCCGCCGTGTCCCCAgcatttgttgttgccgccggTGTCTTTTGCATACGCAAACTCTGCTGCAGCGCCAGATAATCAATTGTTCGCACTCTTCGCCTGTTTGACATTTTTGCAAAACTCTGTTTTAGTCGCTTCTGTTGTATTCTTGGAATTCACTGctgctcacacacacacatgcccGTCGAGCACCAACACTATCGCCTCCTTGGCACTAATACACTCTAGCGATTTGGTAAGCACGCGCCGCGcttagctttttttttgtttttgctcggCGATAatcagatttattttaatttaactttcaCGGCGAGCGAGCACATAACGTTTAACGCGCTCCCGAACTTGACGACGACTCGGCACGCAGGTAAGCACTCGGTCTTACCTGGTCGAAAAAaaacagctgactgaagacAGCCAGCCCGGCGTCTTTTTAGAGGGAAGGCGTTAGAGATGGATAGAGTCTAGGGTtgtcgaattttttaaaaatatcattttgattatatttggtttttgaaaaatatcataatgatatttgaaaatattagttttttatatatttcgttGCAATAATCATTTGACCAGGAAAATGGTCTGCATTGTGAACTTGTATCGAGATCACCACGTTATCGACTAGGGACTCAAACAAGTGTGAAACGGCTTCTTTGTATAGTCACATCACTTTCTGGAACTCAAGAAATCGAAAAAGCTTGTTTTGATTGAAATCTTATGAGCAAAAAGGGAAGAAGcacttttaacaatttaaccattttaataggcttttcataaatataaaatagtgCTTAGTGAAGTGATAaaattgcgtttttttttgcgtcTCTGAGAAACATTTACTCAATTATCGATAACTTGTGTTAGTGTAAATATGTTATAAAGTAGTAAAACACTATTTCTGCTAACGTCATGCGTAAGGACTGCCATCACTAAGAACAGATAGGCGGGATTACGTATGGGTTTAAAATTCCACttattttaatatcaaaacatttttaatataatttttaaaacatcttTCAGATTTcaaactttgtaaaatatttaattataattatcattctctgtaaaatttacaaaatttagctaaaataagaaaatatttaaatgctgaataatttgttttttaatcttttaatctttaaaaaaccaaattaataaCGCATATATTTCACAACCGCATGTATGAATTTGAACTCTTGATCGCCTCGATGATAAGAACAACGTGTGTTATTTTTCCTTCTCCGTTAAAAATTCTCTTTATTAGTTAACAAACTTTAGCCTGTGTACAAAAGCAACGATTACCAGCAATAGAAACATTCACTTGCCCAGGGCAAAGGTTAAACACGAATTAAGAACTACAATAACTATTTGGGATATGGCCTtaacaagaacgaaaaaattGAACTATTATGTATGTATGATGTCGAAGAGCCTAAAAGAAGTTCCTGAATATGCGGACGACGGCCTGGACCCATCGCGGCACGGGTCGTTGGACGATTTCCCGCTCCGCCGTCTGCGACAGATCGTAGAGGCGATCGGCCTCCGCCTGCAGCCGTTGGCTCAGATCCTTATTGGCCGTCACCAGGCAGACCTGCGTCTCCAGATCCCTGTTCACCGATCGCTCGCCAAAGTTCGAGGAGCCGATGAGCGTAAGGTTGGGCAGTCGAGCCTCGGGCAGGTAATACCACAGTCCCTTGGCATGGTACGTCCAGCCGGGCTTCTCGTACTCGAAGAAGTTGACGCGGTGGTTCTGCTTGCGGCGCACGAGGCTCTCGTAGAAGCTCTTGGCTATCAGGGTGTAGGCAGCTGGAATGCCACCCGCGGGTCCCTTGGCGCCCTGAAAGCCATTGGCCTGGAAGTAACAATTATCTAAGTTAGATATTAATTTACTAAAGCCctgtatgccatgaaatttctgatttttttaattcaattctatgtgaaataaattgaatgttttctaattcatttcgaattgaattaatgaatgaataatttttaggaattttttgaatttgccagttTTTCTTTgggctttcttttgagaacaaaaagtggaaaatttttaacaaatcaatgttaactgcttagtaaataaaattcaggcagatttaataaccaaattatggccctttctacttcaaaagaaattgtcgtttgaattatttcggaattcatgccattttcaaaataattcaattctattgaactcaaaattctaattaattcattgaatccattcatgcagggctctatcaCTTACTAGACCCACAAACTCACATTGGGATGCGCCATCAGGATACTGCACTGGGCCAGGCACTTGTGCGTCAGCGTGTCCATGTACTCCTGCGTCAGGTTGAAGTAGCCGGTGGCCAGTTTCAGTCGCGATCCCGTCACGCAGTTGGAGAGCAGCCGCTTGGTCACCACGCTGTCGTGATGGATGCCAATCTGTCCCATCTCCAGCAGCGGAAACACCCAGGTGTCCGCCTGGGGATTCTGTTCCCTCGTTTTCGCCTGCCTCTGGAACGTCTCCTGCACAAAGTCGGCAATGCGCTGCCGGGCCAGCTGGATGAACTGCTCCTTGGTGCCCTCGTAGGGCAGAATGCGCCAGTTGCGATGCAATCCCTCGCTGGCATCCGGCGCCACGGCCAAGCTAAACTCCTGCACCCGTTCGATGAACTGGGCATAGAAATCCGCCAGCGGCTTGTCCTCGATGAGTATGTAGCGATCCTGCCGGTTGGTGAAGTAGTCATTCGACAGATTGGCGCCCGAGATGATCACCGCATCGTCGAAGAGGTAGACCTTCATGTGCTGCAGCCCGAGGAGCTCGTTCCAACGCGGCGGCGCCAGGCGCTTGGTCATTCCGCGCAGATCGGGCGTGTGGTAGAGGGAGAGCTGCACCTGGCTGGCAAAGTCACGGACCAGCGGGAGCAGCATGGTCTTCGAGTTGAGGGCTCCGCGGGTGCCGCGCGTAAAGTCCAGGAGCACATTGAGCCGCAGGGCGGACTGCTGCGCCAGGCTGTGACGCAACTGCTGGACCACGGCGCTCTCCAGCTGCCCGGTGCCCAGATACAGGCTGGCCAGGACGATCCGGCGCTTGGCCCGGCCGATGCGCTGCACCAGCGTCTCGTAGAAGTGCTGCGGCTCGTGGATGACCTGAATTTGATCGCCGCGCAGCGGGAAGCACGGCGCCAGGTTGTGTAACCAGCTGAGGCTCTCCAGGGCGGGAGCTCCGGGGAATCCGGTGGCCAGCAGGCCGGGCGCCTGCTGCAGGCAGCCGAGGAAGTCGCCCTGGGCAGCCGGAGCGAGCTCCTGGCTGAAAAGGCGGCGCAAATAGAGCATCATTCTGGCGGGGATTTTACGGTCGGATTAGCTGACTGCTCCTCGCTGTGTGCGGCGGCTTCTGGCGCATTGCTCACATCCAGTTGGGCGTTATCCGGAGGACACTTTCATTCATGGATGGCGGATGCGGCTTTTCCCTCGGAAAACTAGGAATTTCAGAACGTAAATAAATTCCAGGTGGCTTGGATTCGATAGCAAGTGAGAACTatcgaaatgaaataaatgtgCGACAGATTTATATCGGCGTGTTCACACTGAGCACATTTAGAAATGCATCCATTTTGATGTTcacaaaatgaataaataaatcaaatttatattttgaaaccatGCCCTCAAATAACTACGGTAGCtgccaaatataaataattgttgGGAAATTATAATAACACCTATGATGTTCTGCCAAACATCGATAACACCGATGTgtcgaaaacatcgatgacATCAATGTtcgcatcgatgtttttccacCTCCATCACAAAGAAGAAAATAGACGCGCTGTTTTAAATGTCGTTTTGAATTATTATTCCATATTTGTGCAATAAAAACTAGCAAATATCACTAAATTTAACATTGTGACATACATCTGGGACTTGCCTTCCAATACCATTAAATATAACGCGTAAAAAGCGCGCTCTGACCGACGGAAATCTTGGAGATATGGAAAACGCCGATGCGATTTCGCAATCGGATGCTCACATCGACTACAAAACCCCCAAGAAGACCCACTCGCTGATCGACAGTGAGCAGTTGCTGGATAAGATCAATATCCTCACCACCAAGCCGGAGAATCACTCCCAAAATGCCAAGGTAAGGGGGAATTACTGGACCTGCGAGTACCACACGTGGGCGCTTTACAGTTAGGCTCGGTTGCGTcctgaaatatttcaaatgcgccaaaaaatattgatcTTGCTAAAAGGATCAATAGTagatgaaatattaaatattttgtgataaaaaaacccaattctttttttatatgttcTTAAAATATCCATATTAATTCCAGTCGCAAATCAAAAAGCATTTTACAGTAGTTTTCCGTCCATTTCCCATTCCTTCCTTATTTTACATTCTCTTTTGTTGGGAGTTTTTCATGACAAAGACAACATATGTAATGGATTCCATTGCTTTAACCCTAATATctacaatttgtttattattttgttttgtaaatatccatatttccagttaattaatcaatttttttttattatattggaatttgaaaataacttaaattcCATTTCCTACAACTGGTAATAtccaaattaaatgtaataaaaaaaggtGTCTTTAATCGTagattttctatatttttacattttgtttctttgttttgttttcttttttgtaaatattttttaataataatttttttatatttgaattggaattttaaaataagtttatactaccaaatatattatattccaTGTCCTACTATTTGTAATaaccaaaataaatgtaataaaaaaatgtgtttttaatcgtagattttctagattttttctttttttttttttgaaatattttctaataacttttttaatattggaATTTGAAAATAACTTTATACTACCAAATATATGTATCATGTATTCCATCTCCTACAATTTGTAATAaccaaattaaatgtaataaaattttctatatt
This portion of the Drosophila takahashii strain IR98-3 E-12201 chromosome 3R, DtakHiC1v2, whole genome shotgun sequence genome encodes:
- the PGS1 gene encoding CDP-diacylglycerol--glycerol-3-phosphate 3-phosphatidyltransferase, mitochondrial, which gives rise to MMLYLRRLFSQELAPAAQGDFLGCLQQAPGLLATGFPGAPALESLSWLHNLAPCFPLRGDQIQVIHEPQHFYETLVQRIGRAKRRIVLASLYLGTGQLESAVVQQLRHSLAQQSALRLNVLLDFTRGTRGALNSKTMLLPLVRDFASQVQLSLYHTPDLRGMTKRLAPPRWNELLGLQHMKVYLFDDAVIISGANLSNDYFTNRQDRYILIEDKPLADFYAQFIERVQEFSLAVAPDASEGLHRNWRILPYEGTKEQFIQLARQRIADFVQETFQRQAKTREQNPQADTWVFPLLEMGQIGIHHDSVVTKRLLSNCVTGSRLKLATGYFNLTQEYMDTLTHKCLAQCSILMAHPNANGFQGAKGPAGGIPAAYTLIAKSFYESLVRRKQNHRVNFFEYEKPGWTYHAKGLWYYLPEARLPNLTLIGSSNFGERSVNRDLETQVCLVTANKDLSQRLQAEADRLYDLSQTAEREIVQRPVPRWVQAVVRIFRNFF